A genomic region of Armatimonadota bacterium contains the following coding sequences:
- a CDS encoding XdhC family protein — translation MRELLDILQALREVRDRGEEAALATVVGVRGSTYRREGARLLIRSTGDLVGSISGGCLEGDVQIVAEEVLQDGRPRLLHYDLTADDEAVWGLGLGCNGVIDVLVEKVGITEPPPERFLEEAVERERPLAVVTVIGPEGSPQLGRRLVVYPDGTWEGSLGRAELDAQAASRAQEVLCHGKPAREAMEEFVLFFEPLQPPLRLVVCGAGHDAIPLVRLAHELGFRPVVVDRREKFLSRERFPEAYGFLHTEFSEAAQAIRPDARTCVVVMTHNYLHDKNLIRSLLTYPTTPAYLGLLGPRQRTQKILRELEAEGVRPSPELEGRIYAPVGLDIGAEGPEQIALAILAEILAALNGRKAGFLRDRPAPIHEPLPV, via the coding sequence ATGCGGGAACTGCTGGACATCCTCCAGGCCCTGCGGGAGGTACGCGACCGCGGGGAGGAAGCTGCCCTGGCCACCGTGGTCGGGGTGCGGGGAAGCACCTACCGGCGGGAGGGAGCCCGGCTGCTGATCCGATCCACCGGGGACCTCGTGGGCTCCATCTCAGGGGGGTGCCTGGAGGGGGACGTGCAGATCGTGGCGGAGGAAGTTCTACAGGACGGGCGGCCGCGCCTGCTGCACTACGACCTCACCGCGGACGACGAGGCGGTGTGGGGGCTGGGACTTGGCTGTAACGGGGTGATCGACGTCCTGGTGGAGAAGGTGGGTATTACGGAACCCCCGCCGGAGCGGTTCCTGGAGGAGGCGGTGGAGCGGGAACGGCCGCTCGCGGTGGTGACCGTCATCGGACCGGAGGGATCCCCTCAACTCGGGCGGCGCCTGGTGGTCTACCCGGACGGTACCTGGGAGGGAAGTCTCGGACGGGCAGAACTCGACGCGCAGGCGGCCTCGCGGGCGCAGGAGGTGCTGTGCCACGGAAAGCCGGCCCGCGAGGCCATGGAGGAGTTTGTGCTCTTCTTTGAGCCCCTCCAGCCCCCCCTGCGGTTGGTGGTGTGCGGAGCCGGACACGACGCCATTCCGCTGGTGCGCCTGGCACACGAGCTGGGCTTCCGGCCCGTGGTGGTGGATCGGCGGGAGAAGTTCCTCTCCCGGGAGCGGTTCCCGGAGGCATACGGATTCCTCCACACGGAGTTTTCAGAAGCCGCGCAGGCGATCCGGCCCGATGCCCGAACCTGCGTGGTGGTGATGACCCACAACTACCTGCACGACAAGAACCTCATCCGCTCCCTGCTCACCTACCCTACCACGCCCGCCTACCTGGGACTTTTGGGCCCCCGGCAGCGCACCCAGAAGATCCTGCGGGAGCTGGAGGCGGAGGGCGTACGGCCAAGTCCGGAACTGGAGGGGCGGATCTACGCACCGGTAGGCCTGGACATCGGAGCAGAAGGGCCGGAGCAGATCGCCCTGGCCATCCTCGCGGAGATCCTCGCGGCCCTGAACGGTCGGAAGGCGGGGTTCCTGCGGGACCGACCCGCCCCCATCCACGAGCCACTCCCCGTGTGA
- a CDS encoding VWA domain-containing protein has product MRRAELGDLTAHVVAFGRALRAQGVLCGPGEVADALRALERVDVLDPEQFRLALRTTLVHSHHDLRIFDALYPLYWSPSPPVESLPENGEERGALEEPGREQGQLSMERWAEAGEETEGEQEVPGYSALEVLSRKDFSNFTDRELEEIGKLVVAIARRIATRMSRRMQRARHSHRLDLRRTMRLHLRWGGELPELAFKRPRIRKTRLVLLCDVSGSMDIYSRLLIQFVYALQEAVGNVESFVFSTSLTRVTPALRSRTLREALDRLSRTVPNWSGGTRIGASLMQFLEGWRHLLDPHTVVVILSDGWDTGDVEVLHRAMREIRARSGRVIWLNPLLGSPGYQPLTRGMQTALPFVDVFAAAHNLDSLRALERTLVARRRRIARRE; this is encoded by the coding sequence GTGAGGAGAGCGGAGCTGGGAGACCTCACCGCCCACGTGGTGGCCTTCGGTCGGGCCCTGCGCGCTCAGGGGGTTCTGTGCGGGCCTGGGGAGGTGGCGGACGCCCTCCGGGCTCTGGAGCGGGTGGACGTCCTGGACCCGGAACAGTTCCGGCTCGCCCTCCGGACCACCCTGGTCCACAGCCACCACGACCTGCGCATCTTCGACGCCCTCTACCCCCTCTACTGGTCCCCCTCCCCGCCCGTGGAATCCCTACCGGAGAACGGGGAGGAACGAGGGGCGCTGGAGGAGCCCGGGCGGGAGCAGGGGCAGCTCTCCATGGAACGGTGGGCGGAGGCCGGGGAGGAGACGGAAGGAGAGCAGGAGGTCCCTGGCTACAGCGCTCTGGAGGTCTTGAGCCGGAAGGACTTCTCCAACTTCACGGATCGCGAGCTCGAGGAGATCGGGAAGCTGGTGGTGGCCATCGCCCGCCGCATCGCCACCCGCATGAGCCGCCGGATGCAGCGGGCTCGGCACAGCCACCGGCTCGACCTGCGGCGCACCATGCGGCTCCACCTGCGGTGGGGCGGGGAATTGCCGGAGCTGGCCTTTAAGCGTCCGCGGATCCGCAAAACACGGCTCGTGCTCCTGTGCGACGTCTCCGGCTCCATGGACATCTACAGCCGGCTCCTGATCCAGTTCGTGTACGCGCTCCAGGAGGCCGTGGGCAACGTGGAAAGCTTCGTGTTCAGCACCTCCCTCACCCGGGTTACCCCCGCCCTCCGGTCTCGGACCCTACGGGAGGCGCTGGACCGGCTGAGCCGTACGGTGCCCAACTGGTCCGGGGGTACCCGGATCGGCGCGAGCCTCATGCAGTTCCTGGAGGGGTGGCGGCACCTGCTGGATCCGCATACGGTGGTGGTGATCCTCAGCGACGGCTGGGACACCGGAGACGTGGAGGTCCTGCACCGGGCCATGCGGGAGATCCGGGCCCGCTCAGGCCGGGTGATCTGGCTGAATCCCCTCCTCGGCAGCCCCGGTTACCAGCCCCTCACCCGGGGCATGCAGACGGCCCTACCCTTCGTGGACGTGTTCGCCGCCGCCCACAACCTCGATAGCCTCCGCGCCCTGGAGCGCACCCTGGTGGCGCGGAGGCGCCGCATCGCAAGGAGGGAGTAG
- a CDS encoding MoxR family ATPase, giving the protein MRPTLGNIEQILQALEQEGYIADREIATAIYLSIELHKPLLVEGAAGVGKTEIAKVMSQALGTDLIRLQCYEGLDVSTALYEWNYPKQMLRIRLEEGSERTVEEKEQTIFSEAFLLRRPLLQAITHHRAPVLLVDEIDRADVEFESFLLEVLSDWQVTIPEIGTIRAKHIPYVVLTSNRTRELSDALRRRCLYLWIDYPSFEKELRIVLRKVPGISQRLAEQIAAFMHLVRRLDLQKVPGVAETLDWSLALLRLHRDHLDRESVEETMGCLFKHHEDQRLVRGPWLDAALAAIHEAQRDGEGLARALSRIERTLKA; this is encoded by the coding sequence ATGCGGCCGACCCTAGGGAACATCGAGCAGATTCTCCAGGCCCTGGAGCAAGAGGGGTACATCGCGGATCGGGAAATTGCCACCGCCATCTACCTCTCCATCGAGCTCCACAAGCCCCTTCTGGTGGAGGGCGCGGCCGGAGTGGGGAAAACCGAGATCGCGAAGGTCATGAGCCAAGCCCTCGGGACCGACCTCATCCGGCTGCAGTGCTACGAGGGGCTGGACGTGAGCACCGCCCTCTACGAATGGAACTACCCCAAGCAGATGCTGCGCATCCGCCTGGAGGAGGGAAGCGAGCGCACCGTGGAGGAGAAGGAGCAGACCATCTTCTCGGAAGCTTTCCTGCTCCGTCGGCCGCTGCTGCAGGCCATCACCCATCATCGGGCTCCGGTGCTCCTGGTGGACGAGATCGATCGGGCAGACGTGGAGTTCGAGAGCTTCCTGCTGGAGGTGCTGAGCGACTGGCAGGTGACCATCCCGGAGATCGGGACCATCCGGGCGAAGCACATCCCCTACGTGGTGCTCACCAGCAACCGCACCCGGGAGCTGAGCGATGCGTTGCGGCGGCGGTGCCTGTACCTGTGGATCGACTACCCCAGCTTCGAGAAGGAACTGCGCATCGTGCTCCGCAAGGTCCCCGGGATCTCGCAGCGGCTCGCTGAGCAGATCGCAGCCTTCATGCACCTGGTGCGGCGCCTGGACCTCCAGAAGGTCCCGGGGGTTGCGGAGACCCTGGACTGGAGCCTCGCGCTCCTCCGCCTGCACCGGGATCACCTGGATCGGGAGAGCGTGGAGGAGACCATGGGGTGCCTGTTCAAACACCACGAGGACCAGCGACTGGTACGGGGCCCGTGGCTGGACGCGGCCCTCGCGGCCATCCACGAGGCCCAGCGGGACGGAGAGGGGCTCGCCCGAGCCCTGAGCCGGATCGAGCGAACGTTGAAGGCGTGA
- a CDS encoding TRAP transporter fused permease subunit, giving the protein MRRGEAAAGKEWKVPGLVSEVGSAEELRGRDLRGGWRLVVRAVGIAMAAYHMVVLGFYSTDPQKMYAFHLLFASLLVFLLLPARRNGSPTPTPWDLLLCLGSVAVVAYQLLYFSELTARAGVVPVPADVAVGVVLLVVVIEMSRRTSGWAVPVLGLVFVLYAFAGPYLPGMFRHGGFPFATVVSFLFSDNGIYSAPIAASARYVYLFILFGAVLEASGIGKFIVEMGLGLAGHRRGGPAKVSILTSALFGTASGSSAANVMVDGVLNVPLMKSTGFKPSVAGAIEAMNSTGGQLVPPVMGAAAFLMADILGVPYSRIALSALIPALLYYVAAYWIIDFYAAKNHLRGLPRSQLPPLGAVLRRRGYLLAPLGLILLLIMALDYSPFRAALWGLAASVVASWAGREKRVAHPWVLLGVAAYLLTRRLGLGVLWSLAVGCGGVAVVYAVRKESREGIQRLLDALYDGSWRSVEIAATTAAAGMVVGILSLTGLGGKLSLALLALSGGSLIPLLGVAMGVALLLGMGLPTTAAYAIMASTLAPALVQAGVPPIAAHLFLFYFACLSALTPPVALASYAAASLARAPLWETGWQSVRFALAGFIVPYMFVFGPALLMQGRWYEVVWAFGTGSVGTMCLAGAVVGYLLRPANLLERAMLLAAALLLIKPGLVTDLLGFGLLGATLVLQRSRPALPVVQPS; this is encoded by the coding sequence GTGAGGCGGGGAGAGGCCGCAGCCGGAAAGGAATGGAAGGTCCCCGGCCTCGTGTCGGAGGTCGGTTCCGCGGAGGAACTCCGGGGCCGGGACCTCCGGGGAGGGTGGCGTCTGGTGGTGCGCGCCGTGGGAATCGCCATGGCCGCATACCACATGGTGGTGCTGGGCTTCTACTCCACGGACCCCCAGAAGATGTATGCGTTCCACCTCCTGTTCGCCTCCCTGCTGGTGTTCCTGCTCCTGCCCGCCCGCCGCAACGGCTCCCCGACGCCCACCCCGTGGGACCTGCTCCTGTGTCTGGGGAGCGTGGCCGTGGTGGCCTACCAGCTGCTGTACTTCTCCGAGCTCACCGCCCGCGCGGGCGTGGTGCCCGTTCCTGCGGACGTGGCCGTGGGAGTGGTGCTGCTGGTGGTGGTGATCGAAATGAGCCGTCGTACCTCCGGATGGGCGGTTCCGGTGCTGGGGCTGGTCTTCGTGCTCTACGCCTTCGCGGGACCGTATCTTCCGGGGATGTTCCGGCACGGCGGCTTCCCCTTTGCCACCGTGGTCTCCTTCCTGTTCAGCGACAACGGGATCTACAGTGCCCCCATCGCGGCCTCGGCCCGGTACGTGTACCTGTTTATCCTGTTCGGCGCGGTGCTGGAGGCCAGCGGAATCGGGAAGTTCATCGTGGAGATGGGGCTGGGACTGGCGGGCCACCGCCGCGGCGGTCCTGCAAAGGTCTCCATCCTCACCAGCGCCCTCTTCGGCACCGCCTCCGGTTCCTCCGCGGCCAACGTGATGGTGGACGGCGTCCTCAACGTGCCTCTCATGAAGTCCACCGGGTTCAAACCCAGTGTGGCGGGTGCCATCGAGGCCATGAACTCCACAGGGGGGCAGCTGGTACCGCCCGTGATGGGGGCCGCCGCCTTCCTCATGGCGGACATTCTCGGGGTTCCGTACTCCCGTATCGCCCTGAGCGCCCTCATCCCCGCATTGCTCTACTACGTGGCTGCGTACTGGATCATCGACTTCTACGCGGCAAAAAACCATCTGCGTGGGCTGCCCCGATCGCAGCTCCCGCCCCTCGGTGCGGTGCTGCGTCGCCGGGGATACCTGCTGGCCCCCCTGGGCCTCATCCTCCTGCTCATCATGGCCCTGGATTACTCCCCCTTCCGGGCAGCCCTGTGGGGCCTTGCCGCGAGTGTGGTGGCCTCGTGGGCGGGGCGGGAGAAGCGGGTGGCCCATCCGTGGGTCCTACTGGGCGTCGCTGCATACCTGCTGACCCGCCGGCTGGGGCTTGGCGTGCTCTGGAGCCTGGCGGTGGGATGCGGGGGGGTGGCGGTGGTGTATGCGGTGCGAAAGGAGAGCCGGGAGGGCATCCAGCGGCTGCTGGATGCCCTGTACGACGGCTCGTGGCGGTCCGTGGAGATCGCAGCCACCACCGCGGCCGCGGGAATGGTGGTGGGGATCCTCTCCCTCACGGGACTGGGCGGGAAGCTCTCCTTGGCCCTGCTGGCGCTCTCCGGCGGCAGCTTGATCCCCCTGCTGGGGGTGGCCATGGGGGTGGCCCTCCTGCTGGGCATGGGGCTTCCCACCACCGCCGCCTACGCTATTATGGCGAGTACTCTCGCCCCGGCCCTGGTCCAGGCGGGGGTCCCGCCCATCGCGGCCCACCTTTTCCTCTTTTACTTTGCGTGTCTTTCGGCCCTTACGCCTCCCGTGGCCCTGGCGAGCTATGCGGCCGCGAGCCTGGCTCGGGCGCCCCTGTGGGAGACCGGCTGGCAGTCCGTGCGGTTTGCCCTGGCCGGATTCATCGTGCCGTACATGTTCGTCTTCGGGCCCGCACTGCTGATGCAGGGCCGCTGGTACGAGGTGGTGTGGGCCTTTGGTACCGGATCGGTGGGGACCATGTGCTTGGCCGGAGCGGTGGTCGGCTATCTCCTGCGTCCTGCAAACCTCCTGGAGCGGGCCATGCTGCTGGCCGCGGCCCTGCTGCTCATCAAGCCGGGGTTGGTAACCGACCTCTTGGGATTCGGGCTGCTCGGTGCTACCCTCGTGCTGCAGCGGTCGCGGCCCGCCCTCCCCGTGGTGCAGCCCTCCTGA
- a CDS encoding TAXI family TRAP transporter solute-binding subunit — protein sequence MRRRGGWIFLVGILLALPVYGQPRPNWPRSVTIGSASIGGVYYVVAGGYAKVIQEKMGISASNRVTGGPIQNIQLVHAKQIELGLTTMGPAYEALRGIGWAQGTRYDSIRFTWPMYTSFAHWITRADSPIRSVADLNGKVVDLGPRGGSAEFVGHKVFSLFGIRPARVVNLSFAEGANALRDGLVDANFGVIGVPVPAWLELSITRPVRFFGFTPEQIQRLTATYPYLASAAIRAHVYRGQDYVIRTVQMWNAAFVHKDMPEDFVYELTKTIFDNQELLEQVHPTGAETRPVNIYYIAGPLHPGALRYYRERGVRLRPEHQPPH from the coding sequence ATGAGACGGAGGGGAGGCTGGATCTTCCTGGTGGGCATCCTCCTCGCCCTTCCGGTGTACGGACAGCCGCGGCCGAACTGGCCCCGGAGCGTCACCATCGGGAGCGCCTCCATCGGTGGGGTGTACTACGTGGTGGCCGGTGGGTACGCCAAGGTGATCCAGGAAAAGATGGGGATCTCCGCCAGCAACCGCGTGACCGGTGGACCCATCCAGAACATCCAGCTGGTTCACGCCAAGCAGATCGAGCTGGGCCTCACCACCATGGGGCCCGCGTATGAGGCCCTGCGGGGCATCGGGTGGGCCCAGGGAACGCGCTATGACAGCATCCGGTTCACCTGGCCCATGTACACCTCCTTCGCCCACTGGATCACCCGGGCCGATAGCCCCATCCGGTCTGTTGCAGACCTCAACGGGAAGGTGGTGGACCTGGGTCCCCGGGGCGGGTCCGCGGAGTTCGTGGGGCACAAGGTTTTCTCCCTCTTCGGGATCCGGCCGGCCCGCGTCGTGAACCTGTCCTTCGCGGAGGGCGCCAACGCCCTTCGGGACGGGTTGGTGGACGCCAACTTCGGCGTGATCGGGGTCCCGGTACCCGCGTGGCTGGAGCTGTCCATCACACGGCCCGTGCGGTTCTTCGGGTTTACCCCGGAGCAGATCCAGCGGCTCACCGCCACCTACCCGTATCTCGCCTCCGCGGCCATTCGGGCCCATGTGTACCGGGGACAGGACTACGTGATTCGCACGGTCCAGATGTGGAACGCGGCCTTCGTGCACAAGGATATGCCGGAGGACTTCGTCTACGAGCTCACCAAGACCATCTTCGACAACCAGGAGCTGCTGGAGCAGGTGCACCCCACGGGCGCGGAGACCCGCCCCGTGAACATCTACTATATCGCGGGTCCGCTCCATCCCGGTGCCCTGCGGTACTACCGAGAGCGGGGCGTGCGCCTGCGGCCCGAGCACCAGCCCCCGCACTGA
- a CDS encoding ABC transporter permease, which yields MTLLASLRIALRALAANPLRSLLTTLGVIIGVGAVVTTVSIGAGARRSVEEQLTALGTNLLTVLPGRAAGPGGIGFGLGSVQTLTEEDAQAIQASLPDVEAVAAEYSRPAQVVAGPYNDTTNVSGVTPSFPEVRNWHPVEGTFFGEAEMRARARVAVIGQTVRETLFPDRDPVGQPIRINRILFTVIGVMERKGSTGFGDRDDVVFVPLSTAQKRLFGVDHVRAVYVKVREASRMDAVAAQVEALLRTRHRIREDQESDFVVRNQAEVVQAFTGVTQTITLLLGAIAAVSLVVGGIGIMNIMLVSVTERTREIGIRKAVGATPGAILLQFLVESVLLSVGGGLMGIGLALGATRMISGFAGWMTIVTPGAVALAFGFAVAVGLFFGLYPAYRAAQLDPIAALRYE from the coding sequence ATGACCCTCCTCGCGAGCCTCCGCATCGCGCTGCGGGCCCTCGCCGCAAACCCCCTCCGGTCCCTTCTGACCACCCTGGGGGTGATCATCGGGGTAGGAGCCGTGGTGACCACGGTGAGCATCGGGGCCGGGGCCCGCCGCAGCGTGGAAGAGCAGCTCACGGCTCTCGGCACCAACCTCCTCACCGTGCTCCCGGGTCGGGCCGCGGGCCCCGGCGGCATCGGGTTCGGACTCGGATCCGTGCAGACCCTCACCGAGGAGGATGCCCAGGCCATCCAAGCATCCCTGCCGGACGTGGAAGCGGTGGCCGCGGAGTATAGCCGACCTGCCCAGGTGGTGGCAGGTCCCTACAACGACACCACGAACGTGAGCGGGGTCACGCCTTCCTTTCCGGAGGTGCGCAACTGGCATCCCGTAGAAGGGACGTTCTTCGGCGAAGCGGAGATGCGCGCCCGGGCCCGGGTGGCGGTGATCGGCCAGACGGTGCGGGAGACCCTGTTCCCGGACCGGGATCCCGTGGGACAACCCATCCGCATCAACCGGATCCTCTTCACCGTGATCGGCGTGATGGAGCGCAAGGGCTCCACGGGGTTCGGGGACCGGGACGATGTGGTGTTCGTGCCCCTCTCCACGGCCCAGAAGCGCCTCTTCGGAGTGGACCACGTGCGGGCCGTGTACGTGAAGGTGCGGGAAGCCTCGCGCATGGACGCGGTGGCCGCCCAGGTGGAGGCATTGCTGCGAACCCGGCACCGGATCCGGGAGGATCAGGAGTCCGACTTCGTGGTGCGCAACCAGGCGGAGGTGGTGCAGGCCTTCACCGGCGTCACCCAGACCATCACCCTGCTGCTGGGGGCCATCGCCGCGGTGTCGCTGGTGGTGGGCGGGATCGGCATCATGAACATCATGCTGGTCTCCGTCACCGAGCGCACCCGGGAGATCGGAATCCGAAAGGCCGTGGGGGCCACTCCCGGAGCCATCCTCCTACAGTTCCTGGTGGAGTCCGTGCTGCTGAGCGTGGGCGGGGGGCTAATGGGGATCGGGCTGGCCCTGGGGGCCACCCGGATGATTTCAGGGTTTGCGGGCTGGATGACCATCGTGACCCCGGGGGCGGTGGCGCTGGCCTTCGGATTTGCGGTGGCCGTGGGGCTGTTTTTTGGCCTGTATCCCGCGTACCGGGCAGCCCAGCTGGACCCCATCGCGGCCCTGCGGTACGAGTAG
- a CDS encoding ABC transporter ATP-binding protein has protein sequence MLLELEQVTKVYRMDGVEVWALRGVSLRVEPEEFVAIMGPSGSGKSTCMHILGLLDRPTSGVYRFEGKDVSSLGEVERARLRNRRIGFVFQAYNLLSRTTALENVELPMVYAGIRDRTRALEALRWVGLEHRAHHLPTQLSGGEQQRVAIARALVMEPALVLADEPTGNLDTQTSLEIMGLLQRLNERGVTVVMVTHEPDIAAFACRIVQFRDGRIVQDRPNRPRTISEVRT, from the coding sequence ATGCTGCTTGAGCTGGAGCAGGTGACCAAGGTCTACCGGATGGACGGGGTGGAGGTGTGGGCCCTGCGGGGCGTGAGCTTGAGGGTCGAGCCCGAGGAGTTCGTGGCCATCATGGGCCCCTCGGGTTCCGGGAAGTCCACCTGCATGCACATCCTGGGCTTACTGGATCGGCCCACCTCCGGCGTGTATCGGTTTGAGGGCAAGGACGTATCGAGCCTTGGGGAAGTGGAGCGGGCCCGGCTGCGCAACCGGCGCATCGGGTTCGTGTTCCAGGCCTACAACCTCCTTTCCCGCACCACGGCCCTGGAGAACGTGGAGCTTCCCATGGTCTACGCGGGGATCCGGGACCGGACACGGGCCCTGGAGGCCTTGCGGTGGGTGGGGCTGGAGCACCGGGCCCACCACCTCCCCACGCAGCTTTCGGGGGGAGAGCAGCAGCGGGTGGCCATCGCCCGGGCCCTGGTGATGGAACCCGCCCTGGTGCTGGCGGACGAGCCCACCGGCAACCTCGACACCCAGACGAGTCTGGAGATCATGGGGTTGCTGCAGCGGCTCAACGAGCGGGGCGTCACCGTGGTGATGGTGACCCACGAGCCGGACATCGCGGCCTTCGCCTGCCGCATCGTGCAGTTCCGGGACGGCCGCATCGTGCAGGATCGGCCCAACCGACCGCGTACGATCTCGGAGGTGCGGACATGA
- a CDS encoding TolC family protein, with protein sequence MSTRLALTLGLLVVLTPPIGAQVPASYTLAQAVALAQEQSPQVRAAREALRAAEAQLAAARAALQPSVGVGISGGLGPSGASAQVNLGVSYLVYDGGVRQAQLRQLEARVQSARENLAAVQAQVALSAVQAYMNAVLADQVVALREQVVAQARTQLQGAQARVRAGTAPQADVVSAQAQLASAEVALLEAQANAQTSRAQLASLLGLDPAAAITVVAPGVPPGFELSEPEVRARALQRPEVRRAQTEVAAAEAALAAAQLQGGVTVSLDGRYVPLTVGTPTGSGTWSIGASVSVPLYDGGQRSAQVEAARANLEAARATLEQARLEAQREAVQAWLSWQSALARETAARRAVEAAQEALRVAEGRYAAGVGSILEVAQARTQLASVQESLAQATATRWTALAALRRAVGMSVLP encoded by the coding sequence ATGTCCACGCGCCTTGCTCTCACCCTCGGGCTCCTGGTGGTCCTCACCCCTCCCATCGGTGCCCAGGTCCCCGCTTCCTACACCCTCGCCCAGGCCGTGGCCCTCGCCCAGGAGCAGAGCCCACAGGTGCGGGCTGCGCGGGAGGCCCTGCGGGCCGCGGAGGCCCAGCTCGCCGCGGCCCGGGCCGCGCTCCAGCCCTCGGTGGGCGTAGGGATCTCCGGGGGCCTCGGACCTTCCGGGGCTTCCGCCCAGGTGAACCTGGGGGTGAGCTATCTCGTGTACGACGGGGGGGTGCGACAGGCCCAGCTGCGGCAGCTGGAGGCCCGGGTGCAGAGCGCCCGGGAGAACCTCGCGGCGGTGCAGGCTCAGGTGGCCCTCAGCGCGGTGCAGGCGTACATGAACGCGGTACTCGCGGATCAGGTGGTGGCCCTCCGGGAGCAGGTGGTGGCTCAGGCCCGGACACAACTGCAGGGCGCCCAGGCCCGGGTCCGGGCGGGAACCGCGCCACAGGCGGATGTGGTGAGCGCCCAGGCGCAGCTGGCGAGCGCGGAGGTGGCCTTGCTGGAGGCCCAGGCCAACGCACAGACCAGCCGCGCGCAACTGGCTTCGCTGCTGGGGCTCGATCCCGCCGCGGCCATCACGGTGGTGGCCCCCGGTGTTCCTCCCGGGTTTGAGCTCTCCGAGCCGGAGGTGCGCGCCCGGGCCCTGCAACGGCCGGAGGTGCGGAGAGCCCAGACGGAGGTGGCGGCCGCGGAGGCGGCCCTGGCCGCGGCGCAGCTGCAGGGTGGGGTGACCGTGAGCCTGGACGGCCGATATGTGCCCCTGACCGTGGGAACGCCCACGGGCTCGGGCACGTGGTCTATTGGGGCCTCCGTTTCCGTGCCCCTCTACGACGGAGGCCAGCGTTCGGCCCAGGTCGAGGCCGCCCGGGCCAATCTCGAAGCCGCCCGGGCCACGCTGGAGCAGGCACGGCTGGAGGCCCAGCGGGAGGCGGTACAGGCATGGCTTTCGTGGCAGTCGGCTCTCGCACGGGAGACGGCGGCCCGGCGGGCCGTGGAGGCGGCCCAGGAGGCGTTGCGGGTGGCGGAGGGACGATACGCGGCGGGCGTGGGGAGCATCCTGGAGGTGGCGCAGGCACGCACCCAGCTCGCCTCGGTGCAGGAATCCCTGGCCCAGGCCACCGCGACCCGGTGGACCGCCCTCGCCGCCCTCCGGCGGGCTGTGGGGATGAGCGTGTTGCCCTAG